Proteins encoded by one window of Elaeis guineensis isolate ETL-2024a chromosome 12, EG11, whole genome shotgun sequence:
- the LOC105055265 gene encoding uncharacterized protein: MLSYHRSKSLLKWPLGIPKIASFFEENPPITPNAPLFFSSATAALIRGSPSSIEAKPSSNSGGLTSLEVAETLQRMARKPDIALTYFNDSKVHGFRHDISTYSAIVRILCKLGRKKTLISLFSELILLNGDLGIEVSALFAALARGSNGSDSLVCVFDALIKAYSNCGKPQEAIDAFFELSKLSFVPKVRSCHFLMNFVAKDGDLEMVMAVYSQMKRLGMRPDAYTFTIVIKALCRSGELDQALDVLREMKETGIKPDVITYTTFIEGMCARGKSDLGYAILKEIAREGVHVDAIAYNKVINGLCKEMRLQEAEKLLEDMARQNVLPDACSYGCLIQGYCGTGNLVKALYLYEEMVSKGIGTNSIIVSFVLQCLCKLGMAFEAGEYFQRFKDSGLCLDEVLFDIAIHAHCKLGNMRDAVELFQEMKSKGLAPDKIHYTNLISGYCRKGEMYNAQKVFADMVKVNVEPDLVTYNILAGGFCRNGFVKEAFDLLDYMMNRGLKPSPLTYAVAIEGLCRGGKLKDAEILFKILEEKGIAQCVVLFSSMVYGYLISDCIEESYKLFLRSIREGILVDEIARCKLISELCDKGDVERASMVFKLMLQVHVAPDKISYNRLIAAYSQVGDLANAQFWFEDLVKQGLNPDVILYTTLMNGYCKANRLEEACQLFVEMIERGIKPDVIAYTVMLDGHLKETLRKGWLSTDEEKRKVEIRAKYSKLLKGMKAMEIEPDVVCYTVLIDGHCKMNYLQDALKLFYEMQEKGLSPDAFTYTALVWGYCSQGEVVKAENLVEEMLHKGIEPDTLTFLVLYEGSSRARSLQLQ, from the coding sequence ATGCTGAGTTACCACCGATCCAAATCGCTCCTCAAATGGCCATTAGGGATCCCAAAGATCGCATCTTTCTTTGAGGAGAACCCACCTATCACTCCCAatgcccctctcttcttctcctctgccACTGCTGCACTAATTCGAGGAAGCCCTTCCAGTATCGAAGCAAAACCCAGCTCCAATTCTGGTGGCTTGACTTCTCTTGAGGTGGCAGAGACTTTACAAAGAATGGCACGGAAGCCTGACATCGCGCTCACCTACTTCAACGACAGCAAGGTGCACGGGTTCCGCCACGACATATCCACCTACTCGGCGATCGTCCGCATTCTATGCAAGTTGGGTCGCAAGAAGACGTTGATTTCTCTGTTCTCTGAATTGATCTTGTTGAACGGAGACCTGGGAATTGAAGTTTCAGCACTCTTCGCCGCCCTTGCTCGGGGATCAAATGGCTCGGATTCCTTGGTTTGTGTGTTTGATGCGCTGATCAAGGCCTACTCAAACTGTGGGAAGCCCCAAGAGGCCATTGATGCATTCTTTGAGCTCAGTAAGCTGAGTTTTGTCCCAAAGGTGAGATCTTGCCATTTCCTTATGAATTTTGTAGCTAAAGATGGCGACTTGGAGATGGTGATGGCAGTTTATAGTCAGATGAAGAGACTTGGAATGAGACCGGATGCATATACGTTCACTATAGTGATAAAAGCTCTCTGCCGATCAGGGGAATTAGACCAAGCTCTCGATGTTCTGAGGGAAATGAAGGAAACGGGAATAAAGCCTGATGTGATCACTTATACCACATTTATAGAAGGCATGTGTGCCCGTGGGAAATCAGATTTAGGCTATGCAATACTTAAAGAAATTGCGAGAGAGGGTGTCCATGTGGATGCTATTGCTTATAATAAGGTGATTAATGGGTTGTGTAAAGAAATGAGACTACAGGAGGCTGAAAAGCTATTAGAGGATATGGCAAGGCAAAATGTGCTTCCAGATGCATGTAGTTATGGCTGTCTTATCCAGGGATACTGTGGAACTGGCAACCTTGTAAAAGCATTATATCTTTATGAAGAGATGGTGTCAAAGGGTATCGGAACAAATTCCATCATTGTGAGTTTTGTCCTTCAATGCTTATGCAAGTTAGGCATGGCTTTTGAAGCAGGGGAGTACTTCCAGAGATTTAAGGACTCGGGGCTTTGCCTTGACGAGGTTCTTTTTGATATTGCAATACATGCACATTGTAAGCTTGGCAACATGAGAGATGCAGTGGAATTGTTTCAAGAAATGAAGAGCAAGGGGTTGGCTCCTGACAAAATTCACTATACAAATTTGATCAGCGGGTATTGCCGCAAGGGAGAAATGTATAATGCTCAGAAGGTCTTTGCTGATATGGTGAAGGTCAATGTGGAACCTGATCTTGTTACTTATAATATACTTGCTGGCGGGTTTTGTAGGAATGGCTTTGTTAAGGAGGCATTTGACCTTTTGGATTACATGATGAATAGAGGCTTGAAGCCCAGCCCTCTCACCTATGCTGTGGCAATTGAGGGTCTCTGTAGAGGTGGCAAACTAAAGGACGCAGAAatactatttaaaatattagaagAGAAGGGAATTGCTCAGTGTGTAGTTCTTTTCAGTTCGATGGTCTATGGCTACTTAATATCAGACTGCATAGAAGAATCTTACAAGCTATTTCTCAGGTCCATTAGGGAAGGAATTCTAGTGGATGAGATTGCTCGTTGTAAACTTATAAGTGAGCTCTGTGACAAGGGGGATGTTGAGAGAGCTTCCATGGTATTTAAATTGATGTTACAGGTGCATGTTGCTCCAGATAAGATTTCCTATAACAGACTCATTGCAGCTTATTCTCAGGTGGGAGATTTGGCAAATGCTCAGTTTTGGTTTGAGGATCTGGTTAAACAGGGCCTTAATCCTGATGTTATTTTGTACACTACACTAATGAATGGTTACTGCAAGGCCAACCGCTTGGAAGAAGCCTGTCAGTTGTTTGTTGAGATGATAGAAAGAGGGATTAAACCTGACGTGATTGCATACACAGTAATGTTGGATGGTCATTTAAAAGAAACCTTGCGCAAAGGCTGGTTGAGCACTGATGAGGAAAAAAGGAAAGTTGAAATTAGGGCCAAGTATTCGAAACTATTGAAGGGTATGAAGGCTATGGAGATTGAACCTGATGTGGTGTGCTATACAGTATTGATTGATGGGCATTGCAAGATGAATTATCTTCAGGATGCTCTTAAACTCTTTTATGAGATGCAGGAGAAGGGTTTGTCTCCTGATGCCTTTACATATACTGCTCTTGTATGGGGTTATTGTAGCCAAGGGGAAGTTGTTAAGGCTGAAAACTTGGTAGAGGAAATGCTACATAAAGGAATAGAACCTGATACTCTTaccttcttggtcttgtatgagGGGAGCTCTAGGGCCAGAAGTTTGCAGCTTCAATAG